From the genome of Macrobrachium nipponense isolate FS-2020 chromosome 29, ASM1510439v2, whole genome shotgun sequence, one region includes:
- the LOC135206148 gene encoding uncharacterized protein LOC135206148 isoform X1: MAGKKHKIHLQRSNAIVWCPQDSPYSLYISLVDYQIFHKIGRTVHLHDYEDVQKSQRFTPRKLDRRTVSHLLEKEKDLEVLWFSPVDPKTNNNSFYGNVNFITDFVKFLSYCSQNSFNIYFVEVAEFKTCSATRFLFTRKRYDYLSEYDPRVFGGPWYTDPIGKHFWLQNIRRHDGKTNIKGHALEFLLEFGQDDAIWLYNQSIPMPVDHCDANTGKSRKCLKFGKTKTCPSPYKSMKTMELMSCQGFHETGYETSSLMPLSVNGKEITPREHESKNGVSANGEETPRKYESTNGVPEIPTTMNKVKRNLFKNF, from the coding sequence atggctggcaaaaaacacaaaattcacTTGCAACGAAGTAACGCAATTGTCTGGTGCCCCCAGGATAGTCCTTACTCCCTATACATTTCTCTGGTCGATtaccaaatatttcataaaattggaAGGACCGTCCATCTGCATGATTATGAAGATGTTCAGAAATCACAACGCTTCACGCCAAGGAAACTTGACAGACGCACTGTTAGTCATTTGCTTGAAAAAGAAAAGGATTTGGAAGTCCTGTGGTTTAGTCCTGTTGATCCAAAAACCAATAACAACAGCTTTTATGGGAATGTCAACTTCATTACAGATTTTGTGAAATTCCTGTCCTATTGCTCACAGAActcattcaatatttattttgtagaggTTGCAGAATTTAAGACCTGCAGTGCAACACGCTTTCTTTTTACCAGAAAAAGGTACGATTACCTTTCAGAATATGATCCAAGAGTATTTGGTGGCCCCTGGTATACCGACCCTATAGGCAAGCATTTCTGGCTTCAAAACATAAGAAGGCACGAtggaaaaacaaatattaaaggcCATGCCCTTGAATTTCTGTTGGAGTTTGGACAAGATGATGCAATCTGGTTATATAACCAGTCAATTCCTATGCCTGTTGACCACTGTGATGCTAACACAGGGAAGAGTCGTAAATGTCTAAAGTTTGGGAAAACAAAAACATGCCCTTCTCCATACAAAAGTATGAAAACAATGGAGCTTATGTCATGTCAAGGTTTTCATGAAACAGGCTATGAAACAAGTAGCTTGATGCCTTTATCTGTAAATGGTAAAGAGATAACTCCAAGGGAACATGAAAGTAAAAATGGGGTATCTGCAAATGGTGAAGAAACTccaagaaaatatgaaagtacAAATGGGGTACCTGAGATACCTACAACCATGAATAAAGTAAAACGTAATCTGTTTAAAAATTTCTGA
- the LOC135206148 gene encoding uncharacterized protein LOC135206148 isoform X2 yields the protein MATGGPKILFKGKTSISWMPEDGPHSLHLSLADYRVFHKIAKTVHLDEFEVIKQSQSFPQQKLSVAKSMCHLVQKGDDLEFIMYGVVDPKEATNIYGNVSFVLDMTKFLSHFQHSCNIYYVETVDFKRSSVTHILVTTKRYDYLTEYDPRIFGGPWFIDPAGRHYWLSNARRFDRKTNAYGHKVEFLLELGEVGALWLYNESVPIVVDHQKAHVNKRHICLRNRKVPCPSPYDKKQTQEKLVAQGFTLLENEVPSQLSSSGGSDETAPPQVTEQSEQLSGVLSGNEGARRSLF from the coding sequence atgGCCACTGGAGGACCCAAAATCTTATTCAAAGGGAAAACCTCCATTTCCTGGATGCCCGAGGACGGTCCTCActccctccacctctctctcgcTGATTACAGAGTATTCCACAAGATTGCAAAAACTGTCCATCTAGACGAATTCGAAGTAATAAAGCAATCGCAGAGTTTTCCTCAACAAAAGCTCAGCGTCGCTAAGTCCATGTGTCACCTGGTTCAGAAAGGAGACGACTTGGAGTTTATAATGTACGGCGTTGTTGACCCCAAAGAAGCCACTAACATTTATGGGAATGTAAGTTTTGTACTCGATATGACGAAGTTCTTGTCTCACTTCCAAcattcatgtaatatatattatgttgaaaCTGTAGATTTCAAAAGAAGTAGCGTAACCCACATCCTCGTCACCACGAAGCGTTACGACTACCTAACAGAGTATGACCCAAGAATCTTTGGCGGGCCCTGGTTCATAGACCCAGCAGGCAGGCATTACTGGCTGAGTAACGCCAGAAGGTTTGACAGGAAAACTAATGCCTATGGCCACAAAGTAGAATTTCTGTTGGAATTAGGAGAGGTTGGTGCCCTTTGGTTATATAATGAATCTGTTCCTATCGTTGTTGATCACCAAAAAGCTCATGTCAACAAAAGGCACATATGTCTGAGGAATCGTAAGGTACCTTGTCCTTCTCCTTatgacaaaaaacaaacacaggaaaaaCTAGTGGCTCAAGGCTTCACTCTATTAGAAAATGAAGTGCCCAGTCAACTCTCATCGTCTGGAGGCAGCGACGAAACCGCTCCACCTCAAGTTACTGAACAAAGCGAGCAGTTGTCAGGCGTGCTTTCTGGCAATGAAGGTGCCCGTCGTTCTCTGTTTTGA